The Chanodichthys erythropterus isolate Z2021 chromosome 12, ASM2448905v1, whole genome shotgun sequence genome contains a region encoding:
- the LOC137032430 gene encoding B-cell receptor CD22-like, whose protein sequence is MLVRMAPALPLIFLLMIHGDADWGVSYSPSHICALKDSSVIMNCTYTYPTGHQIMKVFWTKNPVKGEEPPDLSEDPEYSQRLQYLGDKQQNCTIRLSHVTLNDSHEYYFRFITDITEGRWTGVPGVNLTVTDLQVESPERVTEGDSVRLTCKSSCTLTDRATFIWYRNSQPLTERRDRNNELLLQSVRREDAGRYSCAVHGHNHISPAVQINVTYPPRNVSVLINRSGEIVSGDSVTLICSSDSNPPALNFSWFKGGTFVGSGRIFSISKISSDDSGEYKCRSINEHGEKYSDNVTLIIMYPPRSVSVLITGSGEIVSGDSVTLICSSDSNPPALNFSWFKENESSAVGSGQSFSALQSGRFYCQAHNQHGSQRSDAVTVTVHHGAGRNVIVIAATSGGLFFIIIIIIIIIIIIKKRRSDKTEDLTVKQRVSVHDEPLSEPDSANDSLYASVKPKRFRGKTPESRETEEIQYATVQHHRKKDTKREEENENQYDNIRVHQSDAAVKQSVVETVEDASVIYSSVK, encoded by the exons ATGTTGGTCAGAATGGCTCCTGCTCTTCCTCTGATCTTTCTGCTCATGATTCACGGTGA TGCTGATTGGGGTGTGAGTTACAGTCCTTCACACATCTGTGCACTAAAGGACTCATCAgtgataatgaactgcacttatacatacCCTACTGGACATCAGATCATGAAAGTGTTCTGGACCAAAAACCCTGTAAAGGGTGAAGAGCCTCCAGATCTGTCTGAGGACCCTGAATACAGTCAGAGGCTTCAGTATCTTGGAGATAAACAGCAGAACTGCACCATCAGACtgagtcatgtgacactgaatgatTCACACGAGTACTATTTCAGATTCATCACTGATATAACAGAAGGAAGATGGACTGGTGTTCCAGGAGTGAATCTTACTGTCACAG atctTCAGGTGGAGTCTCCTGAGAGAGTGacagagggagattcagtccgtCTGACATGTAAAAGCAGCTGCACTCTGACTGACAGAGCAACATTCATCTGGTACAGAAACTCACAGCCATTAACTGAGAGAAGAGACAGAAACAATGAACTCCTGCTGCAGTCAGTCAGAAGAGAGGATGCAGGCAGATATAGCTGTGCTGTACACGGACACAATCACATCTCTCCTGCTGTTCAGATCAATGTCACGT ATCCTCCCAGGAACGTCTCAGTGTTGATAAACAGATCTGGTGAAATAGtgtcaggagattcagtgactctgatctgcagcagtgattcaaaccctcctgctCTGAACTTCAGCTGGTTTAAGGGAGGAACGTTTGTAGGATCTGGAAGAATCTTCAGCATCTCAAAGATCAGCTCTGATGACAGTGGAGAATACAAGTGCAGATCCATCAATGAACATGGAGAGAAATACTCTGATAATGTGACTTTAATCATCATGT ACCCTCCCAGGAGCGTCTCAGTGTTGATAACTGGATCTGGTGAAATAGtgtcaggagattcagtgactctgatctgcagcagtgattcaaaccctcctgctCTGAACTTCAGCTGGTTTAAGGAGAATGAAAGCTCAGCTGTTGGAtctggacagagtttcagtgcACTACAGAGTGGACGCTTCTACTGTCAGGCTCACAATCAACATGGATCTCAGAGATCAGACGCTGTAACTGTCACAG TTCATCATGGTGCTGGTAGGAATGTGATTGTGATCGCAGCGACATCTGGAGGATtattcttcatcatcatcatcatcatcatcatcatcatcataat AAAGAAACGAAGGAGTGATAAAACTGAAGATCTCACAGTGAAACAG AGAGTTTCAGTCCATGACGAGCCTCTTTCTGAACCGGATTCAGCCAATGACTCTCTCTATGCCAGTGTGAAACCAAAGAGATTCAGAGGAAAAACTCCTGAATCCAGAGAGACTGAGGAGATCCAGTACGCAACTGTCCAACATCACAGAAAGAAAGACACGAAGAGAGAAGAGGAGAATGAAAACCAGTACGACAATATAAGAGTTCATCAGTCCGATGCTGCCGTGAA gcAATCGGTTGTTGAAACTGTGGAAGACGCATCAGTGATCTACAGCAGCGTCAAATGA